The genomic region TCATCACACAAAAATACAGCTTTCTGGAAACATAGTTCTGCATTGTGTTCTTCGTCAGGTCTACAAAAGGCATAAAAGCGACCTAAATGAGCATGGAAATTCGGTTCTTCTGGAAAAGTTTCTACTAATTTCTGCAAAACCTTAAGTCGCTCTGTAAACAATGGCTTTCCAGCTGGAATATCAATCATGACCTTTGACAAAACAGGCTTTCGTCTCACTTGCTCTTCATTATCTCCCATATCTCTTTCATctctataaataaatgtttttgtcaaaatCATACGAACTGTCGaagacatttttacatttttcttgCCCGTATAAGAAATGAATTCCGAACAGAAAGCTGAGAGCGCTCTACATGCGTTTTGTCCCAGTGAATCTGTCCTTTCTAATGTTAGACAACCTTGATTGTTCCTCGACAAAATTTGTTCTAAAATTTCCTTCGCCACGATGTAATGGCAAATACGCAGGTAGTTCCTTCGACTTTCATTTTTGTCATATACCACAAATTCTTGAATTGGCATAGGGAAATCTTCCAAATCCATAATAATATTTGAAGGTCTGTTAAATAAACGCGCAAAAAACTGGCACGGAACACTGCTCTGTccataataataaacaagagctagATATCCTAGACAAGTCTGACACGGTGTTAACTCAGAGGTGCTATTTTTGTCAAGTTGCAGATAACCGCTAACATAAGAAACTATACCCTTAAATTCGTGCAAGTATACGGTCATTCCATACTCGTACATACAGTGCCCGGAGCCTTCTTTTACACCTTTGGTAAGTTGATTAAGCCTGAGTCGTTTTACATCATCTTCACATTTTTCTCCAAGTTTCAAAGCTAGTTCTTGAGATTCGCTAAGAGTTACATTTCCTGTTAAGAAGACTCGGTCTTGTTCCATTGAAGGTGGAACCTGGAACCGGTATGGGTATCGTTTTACGTACAATATGACAGTGTATTTCAGGCGTTTTGAAAGAAATCTGATCTTTGATTCTTCTTCAGCATCTACAAGCATAAGCACAACTTTGCCCGTTTTTTCACTAATGAATGTGATCTTCCTGTCAAGTTCCTCGATGGGATTTGATGTCCTGAGCTTTAAATGAACGCATGGATACATCTCATGAAATTTCCACAATATCTTCTGGGCAAGTGTTGTTCCTCCAGCACCTGGTGCATGGAATAAAGTGACAGTTGAAGTTCTGTAATCTTCAAGATGTTTTTGCAATTTGTGTTCCAACTCTTTTTGAACATTTCGTTCAACAACAGCTGACTGTGCCTCGTTTTTATACCAAGCATACCATGGGAGTGTGCCTCCTTTGTAAAAGTGTGTTATTTCATCATGAATTTCTTGTTCATTTAGCACTGAAGACTTAGTTGGTTTTAAGTACAGGACCTCAAAATCTTCACTCAGCCATGTTGCATCCGTTtcatttatttcaacaaattgatTTGAATTGTCAACTTCAATATTGCACGGCAAGCTATATGTTGTTACAACTGTTTCAGTTTGAAGATATGTTTTCAATTCAGTACAAAGTTGCTCGAACCCTACATCGCAAACCTTTATATTGTCCCCAAAGTCTTCGCATAATGCTTTCAAACGTGTTCTGCCATTCTCGGTCATGGCATGGTTTTCATTGGTGCAAACAACGACTGCTGGTGTGCATGAGAGTGCATCATTTAGTCTGCCTAAAAATTTGGTCATAAATGGGAGCAGTTTTTCATTTTGAGGCCACAGAAAAACTACTGTTAGAACTGTGTAGTTTTCCACAAAGTTTGATAATCGCTCACAGTAACCCTCAACACCTCGCTTGACTTGTTTGAACCATAAATTTGACGTTTCGATTTCGTCATCGTTCAGATCAGTTCTTGAACTGCTTATTTCACGCCGTCCTCTAAGAAAGCACCACCTAGTTCCTTTTTCAGAAACTGGCTCCGGAGTGTCATTCCAGGTGTATACTTTTAAATGTCTTCTTGTTTTCATAGTATCTTCGACTGCACTTAACAAACCATTTGTTGAACTAAAAATATCGAAATCATAGACGCATAACCAAGGTACAAGTCCGAACGCATTTATATCCTTTGCCAAGCAACTCACATCACCGGTAACAAGGACAAAATGCccacgtttaaatccatcaactGTCCCACAAAAGAAATCAAATGTTTTGCCTGAGATTACTGTATCGCCGTCGTCTGTTTGGTCCGACTCAGTTTGTGTGTCAAACATACTTTGTGTACCAGTCGTACACAAACGCTTGTTAACAGTAACCGGTATGTTTAAACTTGGAAGAGGTGACATCCGTGATTGGGAACTGCCAGAAGAAAGAGTTGTGTTCAAAAACCAATCATAAATTATACCTGATTTCAATGAGCATGGCTCACATACTTCATTAGAAACATCCGTTCTAATCCATAGTTGGTTTTTCGTAATGTTTACATTTCTTGATCTTTGGTCACATTTTACTATGCTAGGCACACCTTGACCACGACTTGAAGCTATTTCAATTACATAAAACAATTTTGATTCCATGTTGGTTTTATACAGCTTAAAAGATGGTGGCATTGTAAAGTATGATGAACAGAATATTGTTTCAAAGAAATCATGGTCAACATTCTTTTCAACACCTATTAATTTTTTGTCATGTGTTACCCCGAATATTATGTGTGATTTAATTCTTTGTGGTGTGTTCCACATGCTGACAATATCGACAGAAAACCGTAATGGGTCTGATTCGTATTTGTCTATTGATTCTACAAACAGTGTTTTAGAACTTATTCCTCCAGAAACAATTTGATAAAATTCTCCGTGGTCAAATTCCATAGGtagtttttttaaagattgtccTTGAATGTTgttttcttgtttcattatttcatCAATTCCTTCTTTAGACAAAGATTGAGAGGCTACGCAATTTGTGATTGTCGAAAAATTGTCACTTTGAATTGATGTCGGAACAGCGTCTGTTTCATCGTCATGTTCATCATTGGTTGGTGTTACGAAGATATTTTCTTTCAGCTTCACATATTTTTCTTTCTTCCTTgaagtaattttaaacaaagatttATTATAATCTAAAAAATCGTTAACAGACCAGCCAGCAAGTTCGTGAAAAGACCTAAAACCTTTCTTTTTTGCCAGTTGATATGCCTCTTGCTCTAATGCCTTTCGTGGCATTGGACGACCATGGTTAGAAAGTACAGTCTTCATAACGTGGATTCCTGCTAGGTTTTTCGACTGATGAATTGCTCTTTGATCCCTCcctgtaaataatattttattaaatattaatttcatatGGCAAACCAGTAGAAGTCggaatcaaataaaacaagacgAGCACAAATTTTAGGCAATATCACCAATATTGGTAAAGACAACTATCAATTAAAGATTGCAAAGCCTTCATATTGATCTTGTTGCTTGCGTAATCTTCTCTATTTTGAGAGAAAGCCACATTGAAATTTAATACTCATGTATCATTCAATTCACTCTTTAGGGAAATATTCAATCCCTTAAACGACTAAATTaatgggaaaaaaacaacaatttatatgTCTCTTTCATTTTCACAACTTGTGTACTGCATTTTGGAGTAGACATACGacataattaaacaagagcaccgccttgcgggtgcagaccgctcatctattttcctttttaaaggtgtagagacctatctcaatttcaatcacaaaggagggaggggtggagtggagaggggtgtatattgtgggggtgtggtcatttattacattatcttccaaaaatgggttggatggttggacggtatttcaaaaataaaataataaaaataaatatttgtgtttttaaccatgtttgaaaaaaacaagagatgtgtttgtcagaaacacaatgccccctgaaaatgttttgtttgttgttttttttacctttgaccttaaaggatgaccttgaccttgaacttccaccactcaaaatgtgcagcttcatgataacgccgctttgaaattgttatttttttcacctttgaccttgaaggatgaccttaaccttgaagaatgaccttgaccttgaacttccaccactcaaaatgtgcagcttcatgagaatgccgcttagatttttttattttttatgccccccttcgaagaagagggggtatattgctttgctcatgtcggtcggtctgtcggtctgtcggtctgtcggaccgtccaccaggtggttgtcagacgataactcaagaacgcttgggcctaggatcatgaaacttcataggtacattgatcatgactcgcagatgacccctattgattttgaggtcaataggtcaaaggtcaaggtcacggtgacccgaaatagtaaaaatggtttttgaatgataactcaagaacgcatatgcaaggatcatgaaacttcatgggtagatttatcatgattcgcagatgacccctattgattttgaggtcactaggtcaaaggtcaaggtcacggtgacccgaaatagtaaaatggtttccggatgataactcaagaatgcatacgcctaggatcatgaaacttcatgggtagattgatcatgactcgcagataacccctattgattttgtggtcactaggtcaaaggtcaaggtcatggtgacccgaaatagtaaaatggttttcggatgataactcaagaacgcatatgcctaggatcatgaaacttcacaggtagattgatcatgactcgcagataacccctattgattttgaggtcacaaggtcaaaggtcaaggtcacggtgacccgaaatagtcaaatgatttccagatgataactcaagaacgcttttgcctaggatcatgacatttcataggtacattgatcgtgtgactcgcagatgacaccctattgattttcaggtcactaggtcaaaggtcaaggtcacagtgacaaaaaacgtattcacacaatggctgccactacaacggacagcccatatggggggtatgcatgttttacaaacagcccttgtttttgtttacctttgaccttgaaggatgaccttaaccttgaaggataaccttgaccatgaacttccaccactcaaaatgtgcagcttcatgaaaacgtcgctttgaattttttttttgaccttgaaggatgaccttgaccttgaacgtccaccactcaaaatgtgcagcttcatgataacgccactttgaaatttttttaattttgtttgacctttgacctcgaaggattaccttgaccttgaagaatgaccttgaccttgaacctacaccactcaaattgtgcagcttcatgataacgcgttggattattttgttttacctttgaccttgaaggatgaccttgaccttgaagaatgaccttgaccttgaacttccaccactcaaaatgtgcagcttcatgataacgccgctttaaattttattttttttttacctttgaccttgaaggatgaccttgaccttgaaggatgaccttgaacttctaccactcaaaatgtgcagcttcatgagaacgccgctttgaattgtttttattatttttttaccttgaaagatgaccttgaaggatgaccttgaccttgaacttccatcactcaaaatgtgcagcttcatgagatacacatgcatgccaaatatcaagttgctttcttcaatattataaaaggtatagccaatgttaaagttttcggacggacagacgccatatatttcacatttgaccttgaaggatgaccttcacctttcaccactcaaaatgttaagctccatgtgatacacacgcatgccaaatatcaaattgctatcgtcaatattgaaaaagttatggccaaattgaatgttaaagttttcggacgaacagacaccataaattgacatttgaccttgaaggatgaccttgacctttcaccactcaaaatgtgcagctccatgagatacacatgcatgccaaatatcaagttgctatcttaaaaagtgaaaaagttataacaaatgttaaagtttttttcggacagacagacagacagactgactgacatactgacggacagttcaactgctatatgccaccctaccaggggcataaaaattatttttttttgggtggggggtcatagtgtgagggtgtggtggtcatttattggattatctttaataaaaaaataatggggggattgagttggattcgggggggggattcggtggggggcgtgggggatggtttggatggagtcaattgtggtatgtcaggtaagagttgttttgtcaaagtatcaatcgaatctaatcataaataaagaagttatggaaattttagcaaaatttaataatttgaccttgagagtcaaggtcattcaaaggtcaagttaaaattcaacttgccaggtacagtacccttatgatagcatgaaagtatttgaagtttaaaagcaatagccttgatactttagaagtaaagtggatctaaacacaaaatgtaaccatatattcaaagttacttagtcaaaaaagggccataaaaatgacaaccagagttatgcaacttgtcctttactgtccccttattatagtttgcgagtgttccaagtatgaaagcaatatctatgatactttaggggtaaagtggaccaaaacacaaaacttaaccaaattttcaagtataaagggcccataattccgtcaaaatgccaatcagagttacataactttgcctgcacagttcccttatgatagttagtaagtgttgcaagtatgtaagcaatagctttgatacttaaggaataaaatggacctaaacacaaaacttaacaaaaaatttcaattttctaagtataaaaagggcacttaattatgtcaaaatgccagccagagttatctaactttgcctgcccagtccccttataatagtaagtaagtgtaccaagtttgaatgcaatagcattgatactttatgagaaaagtggacctaaacgcaaaacttaaccggacgccgacgccgacgccaaggtgatgacaatagctcataatttttttcaaaaaaatagatgagcttaaaattgGGCAACAGACCCTAAGGGcctttaaagggccttttcacagattttggcatgtgttgaagtgtgccattaaattctttatattgataaatgtaagcattggatctaaaaagctccagtaaataacaataatacaatcaaagaaagaaataaaggaaccctcaactgggctcgaaccaccgaaccctggagtaaaagtctaacgcttagtgTTCTTAGAACGTTTCATGAGCAGCGGGTTacgtgatttctagagtgttcaattgttttaaatataggTATTTTGGTgtcattaagtttcatgaagactgggaaataaatgtggcctcttgagtgtttacatgctttttctgttgatcGACCATGTGATCTAGTTTTTAACTTCACGTAAAACAGTAACTATGCCGACAGATAATGCGGACACATGTTCTGTCAAAGTTATAATCTGAATTTCATAAATAACCCATGGAAGTCAATATTGTGATGAGAAATCAATGATGGGGCTATTAGGAGGTTTAAGCTGTAGAAACCTTTAAATACGGCAATCGGAGAGGTATACATCAATCAAACTGTACCGGAAAGTATTGGCGATTGCGCATTATTGAATATGGAATATATTTGAGAGGGGGGGGGATTGGGAAGAAAATAAAAATTAGGATTGAAAATCGGTTCGATTATCAGACCTTAAGTACTGGTGAACAGTCCTGAAATGCAGCCACTGCATTGAATTGTACATACGTTTGGCCTATGGTTAATAATGTGCATAAAACTAAAATTACATCCCATCTCACCTCACGATAGAGGTGTTCATGATCACTAAACGAGCACGTTCAATGGTCAGGGTTTTGCTAACATTCAATGGGCTACACATGCTTGGACACGATACATCTACTCTacattcgggggggggggggtggcaccATAATATTGCCATAACTGGTGGCAACAAAAAGTTCTTTCTTCACAATTGTccacattttaattattaaagggAGATACAAGCAGTAAAAGAGGAGCtgaacacacacaattttgtgaatatattttcCCCAGTGGAAAACAACAGTACAAGGGCTTTTATTCTGTCAAAACCTGTTGCCGCCGACATGCTTTTATCTCTAATCATCTTCACATTAAagtaatttaactttttaaatgtttaagggAGATCCGTCAATAGtttttataattatacatataagGTAGTATTTCATGATCAACAAAGTAACAAACATTACCCATTATTGTTTGTCTATTAAGCATGTCTTTCAGTAAAACGTTCCTGGTTACTTATTCTCCAAATGATGTGTCTTCTATATCAAAATAACGAAGGGCGAGCAAATTTATATGAAGGGCAAGAGGAATGTCAGGTTTAACTATTCTGCATGTCGAGTGGCTCTTGGAAAATTATTAAATGCCTTAAGAGTTTGGAACTATAATATTCTATATAATTAAAATGAAGAGTCTGTTTAGTATTAATTTCATCTGCAAAGGCCATTATAATGAAAAACGTCGGC from Dreissena polymorpha isolate Duluth1 chromosome 5, UMN_Dpol_1.0, whole genome shotgun sequence harbors:
- the LOC127881023 gene encoding uncharacterized protein LOC127881023 is translated as MATSQQFRDNDSETDEDSSSGKRSLIVVQIGNNNTVVTCDKIEPRFEDSGRDQRAIHQSKNLAGIHVMKTVLSNHGRPMPRKALEQEAYQLAKKKGFRSFHELAGWSVNDFLDYNKSLFKITSRKKEKYVKLKENIFVTPTNDEHDDETDAVPTSIQSDNFSTITNCVASQSLSKEGIDEIMKQENNIQGQSLKKLPMEFDHGEFYQIVSGGISSKTLFVESIDKYESDPLRFSVDIVSMWNTPQRIKSHIIFGVTHDKKLIGVEKNVDHDFFETIFCSSYFTMPPSFKLYKTNMESKLFYVIEIASSRGQGVPSIVKCDQRSRNVNITKNQLWIRTDVSNEVCEPCSLKSGIIYDWFLNTTLSSGSSQSRMSPLPSLNIPVTVNKRLCTTGTQSMFDTQTESDQTDDGDTVISGKTFDFFCGTVDGFKRGHFVLVTGDVSCLAKDINAFGLVPWLCVYDFDIFSSTNGLLSAVEDTMKTRRHLKVYTWNDTPEPVSEKGTRWCFLRGRREISSSRTDLNDDEIETSNLWFKQVKRGVEGYCERLSNFVENYTVLTVVFLWPQNEKLLPFMTKFLGRLNDALSCTPAVVVCTNENHAMTENGRTRLKALCEDFGDNIKVCDVGFEQLCTELKTYLQTETVVTTYSLPCNIEVDNSNQFVEINETDATWLSEDFEVLYLKPTKSSVLNEQEIHDEITHFYKGGTLPWYAWYKNEAQSAVVERNVQKELEHKLQKHLEDYRTSTVTLFHAPGAGGTTLAQKILWKFHEMYPCVHLKLRTSNPIEELDRKITFISEKTGKVVLMLVDAEEESKIRFLSKRLKYTVILYVKRYPYRFQVPPSMEQDRVFLTGNVTLSESQELALKLGEKCEDDVKRLRLNQLTKGVKEGSGHCMYEYGMTVYLHEFKGIVSYVSGYLQLDKNSTSELTPCQTCLGYLALVYYYGQSSVPCQFFARLFNRPSNIIMDLEDFPMPIQEFVVYDKNESRRNYLRICHYIVAKEILEQILSRNNQGCLTLERTDSLGQNACRALSAFCSEFISYTGKKNVKMSSTVRMILTKTFIYRDERDMGDNEEQVRRKPVLSKVMIDIPAGKPLFTERLKVLQKLVETFPEEPNFHAHLGRFYAFCRPDEEHNAELCFQKAVFLCDEQNAGKTTDQIDDGMKLTMMHIYHMYGIVKQRYIAKFTGRSPKDKVVAFKLEDIFLERLSEIVPCAEEACDYFALSRNYTPESHDLYTYAYTAEIQVRLQICDFVSRQYNAFGDNRWQQFFSTTTNQRAKQFVQRSISVIEALFLECYMSVELLSNDFGSLRKSVIWYNTLFRTHAFALEDMQCDNTMSNRRLKIAAKKLKCGKPSVLNGIEMIDNADDIEEVIALYEANFSDIERNGNLDGREKKELEIDFKEWIYAIRQEVFRSDYTLENVLTHLNIWYQHIRSPLSVYYVFIVYSLLGFGTDRTPGKTECLIEASEIRETLKKMSHLIIRPKYPREWLGETGEGIKRLKFNERYVGICAEDRDFPPTSRLDLAVCKGTITRPNTNNVNGIISLDLKVRTKDIDVYFIPKKAKLEGSRFAGQRVEFHLAFTINHGYEAYNVKLLKRHACPGCSRNIEFTSADVVITCKCGKDVYKDDLNVSL